In the Alicyclobacillus vulcanalis genome, AATTCCCCTGGCATGGATGCCTTGAGCATCCCACCCGCCAGTATCTATCTGGACAGGCGGTAACCGCCCCAAGGCAGTCGAGCGCGATGGGGCGGTTACTTGCGTCTAAACGCCAGTACCAGGGTCACGACAAGCGCCAGAAACGCAACCACGAAGGATGCAAACTGGAATACGAGCGATAGCG is a window encoding:
- a CDS encoding putative holin-like toxin codes for the protein MSVYDALSLVFQFASFVVAFLALVVTLVLAFRRK